One window of the Labilibaculum sp. genome contains the following:
- the ilvD gene encoding dihydroxy-acid dehydratase, whose translation MYKNKLRSDQTTQGRRMAGARSLWRANGMKEDMFGKPVIAVVNSFSQFVPGHVHLQNVGQMVKTEIEKAGYFAAEFNTIAIDDGIAMGHDGMLYSLPSRDVIADSVEYVCNAHKVDAMICISNCDKITPGMMMAAMRLNIPTVFVSGGPMEAGESKGEKLDLVDAMVKAGDDSVSDERMQEIEESACPTCGSCSGMFTANSMNCLNEALGLALAGNGTLLATHKLRKDLFIDAAQCIVDITDKYYKEGDDRVLPRSIATIDAFRNAMTLDIAMGGSTNTVLHLLAIAHEAEVDFTMKDMDELSRKTPNLCKVAPNSPKYYIEDVNRAGGIMSILAELDRGNLLNTDVYRVDSASLKEALELNDLFSEKLTAKALERYHSAPGQSGRNLTFASQNSAFKELDKDRETGCIRSMENAYTQDGGLAVLFGNIAPNGSIVKTAGVDPSVFDFTGTAKVYYSQKDACEAILTKQINAGDVVVIRYEGPAGGPGMQEMLYPTSYLKSMGLGAKCALITDGRFSGGTSGLSIGHVSPEAGAGGAIALIQNGDKIEISIPNRSINVCISDEELAQRRKEEEAFGQEAFVPRGRNRQVSKALQAYSRLVSSADKGAIRQL comes from the coding sequence ATGTATAAAAATAAATTACGCAGTGATCAGACGACACAAGGCCGAAGAATGGCAGGAGCAAGAAGCTTGTGGCGGGCAAACGGAATGAAAGAAGACATGTTCGGAAAGCCGGTTATTGCGGTTGTGAATTCATTCAGCCAATTTGTACCGGGACATGTGCACTTGCAAAATGTAGGGCAAATGGTGAAGACGGAAATTGAAAAGGCCGGCTATTTTGCTGCTGAATTTAATACGATAGCTATCGACGATGGAATTGCAATGGGACACGACGGAATGCTCTACTCTCTGCCTTCACGCGACGTAATTGCCGATAGTGTTGAATATGTATGCAACGCGCACAAGGTTGATGCCATGATCTGTATTTCCAACTGTGATAAAATCACTCCCGGAATGATGATGGCAGCTATGCGATTAAATATCCCAACTGTTTTTGTTTCGGGCGGACCGATGGAAGCCGGTGAGTCGAAAGGCGAGAAGCTTGATTTGGTTGATGCCATGGTAAAAGCCGGTGATGATAGCGTAAGCGATGAGCGCATGCAGGAGATTGAAGAATCAGCTTGTCCAACATGTGGAAGTTGTTCAGGAATGTTCACCGCCAATTCAATGAACTGTTTGAATGAGGCTTTAGGTTTGGCATTGGCTGGAAACGGAACATTACTGGCTACTCATAAACTTCGTAAAGATTTATTTATTGATGCGGCACAATGCATAGTAGATATTACTGATAAATATTACAAAGAGGGTGACGATCGGGTTTTACCTAGATCAATTGCTACAATAGATGCTTTTAGAAATGCAATGACATTGGATATTGCAATGGGAGGATCAACAAACACTGTGCTTCATTTGTTGGCAATTGCCCATGAAGCCGAAGTTGATTTCACCATGAAAGATATGGATGAGCTGTCTCGTAAAACACCTAATTTGTGCAAAGTAGCTCCAAATTCACCTAAATATTACATCGAAGATGTGAACAGGGCGGGAGGAATCATGAGTATTCTGGCAGAATTGGATCGCGGCAATCTTTTAAATACCGATGTATATCGTGTCGACTCGGCCAGCTTAAAAGAAGCTTTGGAATTGAATGACCTATTTTCTGAAAAATTGACTGCTAAAGCATTGGAGAGATACCATTCTGCACCAGGTCAATCGGGTAGGAACTTGACTTTCGCCTCTCAAAATTCTGCTTTTAAAGAGCTGGATAAAGACAGAGAAACCGGTTGTATCCGAAGCATGGAAAATGCCTACACTCAAGATGGTGGATTGGCCGTTTTGTTTGGAAACATCGCTCCAAACGGCAGCATTGTAAAAACAGCCGGAGTAGATCCGTCAGTTTTCGATTTTACAGGTACAGCAAAAGTATATTATTCGCAAAAAGATGCTTGCGAAGCTATTCTTACAAAACAGATTAATGCTGGTGATGTTGTTGTGATTCGTTACGAAGGACCAGCTGGCGGACCCGGAATGCAGGAAATGCTGTATCCAACCTCTTACTTAAAATCAATGGGATTGGGAGCAAAATGTGCCCTGATTACTGATGGACGTTTTTCTGGTGGAACTTCTGGATTATCAATTGGGCATGTGTCTCCTGAAGCAGGAGCCGGAGGCGCAATTGCTTTAATTCAGAATGGTGATAAAATTGAAATCAGTATCCCTAATAGAAGTATTAATGTCTGTATTTCTGATGAGGAATTAGCACAGAGAAGAAAAGAGGAAGAAGCATTTGGTCAGGAAGCATTTGTGCCTCGAGGACGTAACCGTCAGGTTTCAAAAGCTCTGCAAGCTTATTCAAGACTCGTGTCCTCGGCAGATAAGGGCGCAATAAGACAATTATGA